The Microterricola viridarii genome segment GCCGCTCATCACGAATCTGGCGATCGCCTACTTCATGCCGGGCAACACCTCGCTCGGGCTGCAGTTGTCGAAGACCGTGGAGGTGTTCGTGATCGTGCTGGCCCCCGTCGTTCTGGGCATGCTGGTGCGGCGCTGGCGCACCGGTTTCGCCGATGCAATGGACAAGCCGGTTCGCATCGCCTCGATCGTGATCCTGATCGTGGTGATCGCCGGCTCCATCATCTCCAACTCCGACATCCTGCTCGCCAACCTCGGCCAGTTGGCGGGGATCACCACCCTGTTCTGCCTGCTCAGCCTCAGCGTCGGGTTTTTCGTGCCGCGGTTGTTCCGGGTGGGGCGGCGCCAGGCCGTCGCCAGCGCCTTCGAGATCGGCATCCACAACGCGACGCTGGCCATCGTGATCGCGCAGACCGTGCTCGGCAGCGTCGAGCTCAGCCTGCCGGCCGCGGTCTACGGCGTGCTGATGTTCTTCATCGCGCTCGCCTTCGGCCTCGGCCTGCGTCTCAGCGACCGGTCGCGGGCGGATGACGCGGCGGCGGCCGTGCCGGCGAGCGCCTGAGCGCTGGCCCATGCGCATCGAAGTGGTCATCGCCAGTTGGGAGCAGGGCTGCTGCGGTGTGCCGATTGGGCTCGGCGACACCGCGACGTACAACCTCGTCGCGTTCGCCCCCGCGCTCGGGGGTGCGAGCGCAGTGCCCCGCTTCTTCAGCGACAACCATGGTCAGACTCCGTCAGAGGTGCCGCAGGCGCGCGTTGCGGGGGTCGTCGCTGCCATCACCGGGGTGAGCTACCCGCGCGTCCCGGTGGCCGGCCAAGCAGGCACGTTCACCTCCGATCCCACTCGACCTCAACTGCACCCGCTGAGCTCGATCGGTGACGAGGGCGACGATGGGCTGAGCGAGTACCTCGTGCTGCTGGACGTCGCCGACGGCACCGATCTGCCGCACTTCGTGCTGGCTGCGGAGCGCACGGCGCACCAGGAACGGGAGGCCCGCACCGACCGGCTGCGCGAGCTGCGTTCCCGTGACGAAGTGGGGGTGCTGCTGCGTGCGCTCGCGGATGACGCCGCCCTCCGCTTCGGCGCACTGGCTCGCATCGTGCGTTCCGACGACGCCTCGGCATTCAGCATCCTTCCGGAGCGCGCCGGTGCGGCGGCGCTGCACTGGCTGCGCTCGGCGGAGGAGGGCGCAGACGGCATCCGTGTGCAGCTCGGCGACGGCGTCTGGGAGGTGCCCGCCGACCCCGTGCGGGCCGAGGTGCTGCGCGAGTTTCTGGACGCCGCCGCGGCGGGCAGGGTCGAGGAGCAGCGACCAGAACACGGCGACGAGATGGGCCCGTTTCAGACGGTCGTCACCGCCGCCGACGGCCGCAGGTGGGTGGCGACGACGGACGACCTCGCGCGCTTCGGCATCGGCGGCGTGTTCGCCATGACCGGGCCGCTCGCGCGGCGCCTGGAGCGCGGTACCCACCGTTACGTCGCGTGGGAGTAGCGCCGACATCCGGTTGGGAGGCTGACGGCGGATCGGGAGGCCGTTCCGGGCCGCACGTCGCCTCCCCATCGCATTGCTGCCTCCCGACCGGATGGGGCGGGCGGCAGTTTCAGGGGCCACCGCGGCATCCGCACGCGCGCCCCGAATCGCGGAGCGGCTACGCGGGCGAGGGCTCGATCCGCCATTGCCCGACGGGCACGTAGGCGGAGTCCGAGAGGGTCTCGTGGGTGCCCTCGACCAGCTCGTAGTGCTTCAGGTTGCCGGCCCAGTAGCGCAGGATGCGGGAGAGTTCCGCCTCCGGCTCGCCAGTCAGGGCATCCATGTCAACGGTGAGTGAGAACTGCATCCGTCCACGCTAGGCAGCGGCTGCAGAATCCGCAATCAGTCCCAGTCCCAGCGCACGGGGCCGTCGGAGTCCATCCGGCTGAGCAGGTCGCCGAGCACGGCCGCCCACTCCGCCGTCGCGTCGAGGTGTGCGTCGTGGCTGCCCGCACCGAGGTCCACCCGCAGCGTGGCGGGCCGGGCTTCAAGAAAGGCGAGCTTGCGCTCCTCGTCGAACATGCCGTCCGGGGCGAAGACCGCCGCCGTCGGCACGGTCAGGGTCTCCCACTCGTCCCAGCGCGCCTTCGCGTGCAGCGCCGCGATCGACGTCTGCAGGAAGGCGGGCTCGAAGCGCGGGCGCAGTCCGCCGTCGCACGCCTCGAGGTCGGCCAGCCAGGCGTGACCGATGGCGGTGTCGCCGAGGAAGGCGCCGGCGGCCGCGACATCCGTGAAAGGAACGGGCCAGGAGGCGAAGTACCCGCCGATGCGCTCGGCGGCCTCGGGCGGCGATGCCTGCACGTCGCCTTCCAGCAGAACGAGCATGCGCACCAGGTCGGGGCGGGCGGCGGCCACGAGCAGCGCGGTGTGCGCCCCCATCGACTGGCCAACGAGGGCGACGCCCGCAGGCGCATCCAGGCCCTCGATCACGGCGATGACGTCGCGCACGTAGGCCTCGCGGGAGCCGTCGGCCGGATGCCGCGTGCTGTGGCCGTGCCCGCGGAGGTCGACCAGCACCGAGCGGTAGCCGGGCCCGATCGCCTCGGCGGTCGGCACAAACTCCGCGCCGCTGCCGGCCAAACCGTGCAGGAACACCACCGTGGGGCGGGTGTCGGCCGCGCCGGGCGCGGCGGCGCCGCCAGCATCCGTCAGGAAACTGATCGTGACGTCGCCGAGGGCGAGCTCGTGGCGCACCGGCTAGACCTTCTTGACGACGCTGGACTTGAGCTGGGTCGGGCCGACGCCGTCGACCTTGCAGTCGATGTCGTGGTCGCCGACACCCTGCAGCAGACGGATGCCGCGCACCTTGGTGCCGACCTTGATGACCGTCGAGCTGCCTTTGACCTTGAGGTCCTTGATC includes the following:
- a CDS encoding bile acid:sodium symporter family protein, with the protein product MGSALTTIGLPVALGIIMFGLGLSLTAGDFSRVAKQPKAVFIALVCQLLILPFVCFGLVLAFQLPPVQAVGMLLLAAAPGGTTANLYSHLFRGDVALNISLTALNSVIAVITLPLITNLAIAYFMPGNTSLGLQLSKTVEVFVIVLAPVVLGMLVRRWRTGFADAMDKPVRIASIVILIVVIAGSIISNSDILLANLGQLAGITTLFCLLSLSVGFFVPRLFRVGRRQAVASAFEIGIHNATLAIVIAQTVLGSVELSLPAAVYGVLMFFIALAFGLGLRLSDRSRADDAAAAVPASA
- a CDS encoding alpha/beta fold hydrolase, with amino-acid sequence MRHELALGDVTISFLTDAGGAAAPGAADTRPTVVFLHGLAGSGAEFVPTAEAIGPGYRSVLVDLRGHGHSTRHPADGSREAYVRDVIAVIEGLDAPAGVALVGQSMGAHTALLVAAARPDLVRMLVLLEGDVQASPPEAAERIGGYFASWPVPFTDVAAAGAFLGDTAIGHAWLADLEACDGGLRPRFEPAFLQTSIAALHAKARWDEWETLTVPTAAVFAPDGMFDEERKLAFLEARPATLRVDLGAGSHDAHLDATAEWAAVLGDLLSRMDSDGPVRWDWD
- a CDS encoding DUF6578 domain-containing protein; this translates as MRIEVVIASWEQGCCGVPIGLGDTATYNLVAFAPALGGASAVPRFFSDNHGQTPSEVPQARVAGVVAAITGVSYPRVPVAGQAGTFTSDPTRPQLHPLSSIGDEGDDGLSEYLVLLDVADGTDLPHFVLAAERTAHQEREARTDRLRELRSRDEVGVLLRALADDAALRFGALARIVRSDDASAFSILPERAGAAALHWLRSAEEGADGIRVQLGDGVWEVPADPVRAEVLREFLDAAAAGRVEEQRPEHGDEMGPFQTVVTAADGRRWVATTDDLARFGIGGVFAMTGPLARRLERGTHRYVAWE